The Micromonospora sp. NBC_00421 genome contains a region encoding:
- a CDS encoding DUF3159 domain-containing protein, whose product MPDPSAPEPVESLAGLLGGRGGTVDATLPPVAFTIGWLATGRSVVGGVAAAVLVGTAVALWRWRRGDRPRAVLIGLLAVCLAAVVALRTGRAVDFFAVQVFSNLASALVWVVSIVVRRPLLGVVVGAALRQRGRWRRDPALLRAYGRGSWVWAATYAVRVAVFLPLWLGGQVLALTVARVALTWPLVAAALTVSWVVIRRSLPAGHPGLRHPVEPG is encoded by the coding sequence CTGCCGGACCCGTCGGCACCGGAGCCGGTGGAGTCGTTGGCCGGTCTGCTCGGTGGGCGGGGTGGCACGGTCGACGCGACCCTGCCGCCGGTGGCGTTCACGATCGGCTGGCTGGCGACCGGACGCTCGGTCGTCGGCGGGGTGGCCGCAGCCGTGCTGGTCGGCACGGCGGTGGCGCTGTGGCGGTGGCGGCGCGGGGACCGTCCCCGGGCGGTGCTGATCGGGCTGCTGGCGGTCTGCCTGGCCGCGGTGGTGGCGCTGCGCACCGGCCGGGCGGTCGACTTCTTCGCGGTGCAGGTCTTCTCGAACCTGGCCAGCGCGCTGGTCTGGGTGGTCAGCATCGTGGTACGCCGACCGCTGCTCGGGGTGGTCGTCGGGGCGGCCCTGCGGCAGCGGGGGCGGTGGCGACGCGACCCGGCGCTGCTGCGGGCGTACGGGCGGGGCAGCTGGGTGTGGGCGGCCACGTACGCCGTGCGGGTGGCGGTGTTCCTGCCGCTGTGGCTGGGCGGGCAGGTGCTCGCGTTGACCGTGGCCCGGGTCGCGCTGACCTGGCCGCTGGTGGCGGCGGCGCTGACGGTGAGCTGGGTGGTGATCCGCCGCTCGCTGCCGGCCGGTCATCCGGGGCTGCGCCACCCGGTGGAGCCGGGGTGA
- a CDS encoding roadblock/LC7 domain-containing protein, giving the protein MTLSQEARDLNWLVNAFAERVPGVAHAVVVSSDGLLVAISAQLPRDHADKLAAVTSGLMSITAGAAQMFDGDIVKQTVVEMGRGYFLVMQIRDGSILATLAGADADIGVVGYEMARLAKQAGEMLTPALRAELQQALPR; this is encoded by the coding sequence ATGACACTGAGCCAGGAGGCGCGGGACCTGAACTGGCTGGTCAACGCGTTCGCGGAGCGGGTGCCCGGGGTGGCCCACGCGGTGGTCGTCTCCTCGGACGGGTTGCTGGTGGCGATCTCGGCGCAGTTGCCCCGGGACCACGCGGACAAGCTGGCCGCGGTCACCTCGGGGCTGATGAGCATCACCGCCGGCGCGGCCCAGATGTTCGACGGGGACATCGTCAAGCAGACGGTGGTCGAGATGGGCCGGGGTTACTTCCTGGTCATGCAGATCCGGGACGGCTCGATCCTGGCCACCCTGGCCGGCGCGGACGCGGACATCGGCGTGGTGGGTTACGAGATGGCCCGGCTGGCCAAGCAGGCCGGTGAGATGCTGACCCCGGCGTTGCGGGCGGAACTCCAACAGGCCCTGCCCCGCTGA
- a CDS encoding glycoside hydrolase family 48 protein, with translation MRLMARRRRTAMLAATALAIGGVGLPASAAQAAPACDVVYATNDWGSGFTANVTIKNMGDALSSWSLKWTFPNSSQRVTQGWSAKWSQSGSEVTATNESYNGSLATGASTTIGFNGSYSGSNPKPTAFTLNGTPCNGTPANQPPTVSLGVPSGPFTAPADVPLTATASDPDGTISKVEFYRNGLLVNTDTSAPYAYTLTSLPAGSYTVQAKAYDNANGIGVSEKSFTVGAATGPVLVATPSTVSVNEGGSTTFNLKLSAAPSGNVPVTLTRAGDTDITVSPSTVTLTPSNWNTGVAVTVSAAEDADTAGGAATITAAGTGVASVVVTATEIDNDTPGGDNAYVAKFLDQYGKIKNSGYFSPEGVPYHSIETLIVEAPDHGHETTSEAFSYWLWLEAYYGRVTQNWAPFNNAWTVMEKYIIPSHADQPTAGVAGTPQYAAEYNLPSQYPSALNPNISVGQDPLRSELQSTYGTGDIYGMHWLMDVDNTYGFGRCGDGTTKPAYINTFQRGTQESVWETVPQPSCDTFKHGGQYGYLDLFVKDSGAPAKQWKYTNAPDADARAIQAAYWAQTWAKAQGKQADVAATVAKAAKMGDYLRYAMYDKYFKKIGNCVGASTCPAGTGKDSAHYLLSWYYAWGGAYDASAGWSWRIGSSHSHFGYQNPFAAWAMTNVNELKPKSPTAVADWQKSLDRQLEFYTWLQSAEGGIAGGATNSWDGSYAQPPAGTATFYGMFYDVDPVYNDPPSNQWFGMQVWSMQRIAELYLETGNTKAKALLDKWVPWAIANTTLGTNWAVPSELKWTGQPANWNPSSPATNTGLHVEVSSKGQDVGVTGSFARTLIAYAAKSGNTQAKTTAKGLLDALSAASDSKGVSTTETRGDYKRFDDVYNATDGQGLYVPPGWTGKMPNGDTIAAGKSFLDIRSFYKNDPDWPKVDAYLKGGPEPTFNYHRFWAQSDIAMAYADYGMLFPNG, from the coding sequence ATGAGACTCATGGCAAGACGTCGCCGTACGGCGATGCTCGCCGCCACCGCACTCGCCATCGGCGGGGTGGGCCTGCCGGCCAGCGCGGCCCAGGCCGCGCCGGCCTGCGACGTGGTCTACGCCACCAACGACTGGGGCAGCGGCTTCACCGCGAACGTCACCATCAAGAACATGGGTGACGCGCTCAGCAGCTGGTCGCTCAAGTGGACCTTCCCGAACAGCAGCCAGCGGGTCACCCAGGGCTGGTCGGCGAAGTGGAGCCAGAGCGGCAGCGAGGTCACCGCGACCAACGAGTCCTACAACGGCAGCCTCGCCACCGGGGCCTCCACCACCATCGGCTTCAACGGCTCCTACTCGGGCAGCAACCCGAAGCCGACCGCGTTCACCCTCAACGGCACCCCGTGCAACGGCACGCCGGCCAACCAGCCGCCGACGGTCTCCCTCGGCGTGCCGTCCGGCCCGTTCACCGCGCCGGCCGACGTGCCGCTGACCGCCACCGCGAGCGACCCGGACGGGACGATCAGCAAGGTCGAGTTCTACCGCAACGGCCTGCTGGTCAACACCGACACCTCTGCGCCGTACGCGTACACGCTGACCTCGCTGCCGGCTGGCAGCTACACGGTCCAGGCCAAGGCGTACGACAACGCCAACGGCATCGGCGTGTCGGAGAAGTCGTTCACCGTCGGTGCCGCCACCGGACCGGTGCTGGTCGCCACGCCGTCCACGGTGAGCGTCAACGAGGGTGGCAGCACCACCTTCAACCTCAAGCTGAGCGCCGCGCCCTCGGGCAACGTGCCGGTCACCCTCACCCGCGCCGGTGACACCGACATCACGGTCTCGCCGTCCACCGTCACGCTGACCCCGAGCAACTGGAACACCGGGGTCGCCGTCACGGTCTCCGCGGCGGAGGACGCCGACACCGCCGGTGGCGCCGCCACCATCACCGCGGCCGGCACCGGAGTCGCCTCGGTGGTGGTCACCGCCACCGAGATCGACAACGACACCCCCGGTGGGGACAACGCCTACGTCGCGAAGTTCCTCGACCAGTACGGCAAGATCAAGAACTCGGGCTACTTCAGCCCCGAGGGCGTGCCGTACCACTCGATCGAGACGCTGATCGTCGAGGCGCCCGACCACGGCCACGAGACCACCTCGGAGGCGTTCAGCTACTGGCTGTGGCTGGAGGCCTACTACGGCCGGGTGACCCAGAACTGGGCGCCGTTCAACAACGCCTGGACGGTGATGGAGAAGTACATCATCCCGTCGCACGCCGACCAGCCCACCGCGGGCGTCGCCGGCACCCCGCAGTACGCCGCCGAGTACAACCTGCCCAGCCAGTACCCGTCGGCGCTGAACCCGAACATCTCCGTCGGTCAGGACCCGCTGCGCTCGGAGCTGCAGTCCACCTACGGCACCGGCGACATCTACGGCATGCACTGGCTGATGGACGTCGACAACACCTACGGCTTCGGTCGCTGCGGCGACGGCACCACCAAGCCGGCCTACATCAACACCTTCCAGCGCGGCACCCAGGAGTCGGTCTGGGAGACCGTCCCGCAGCCGTCCTGCGACACCTTCAAGCACGGCGGCCAGTACGGCTACCTCGACCTGTTCGTCAAGGACTCGGGTGCCCCGGCCAAGCAGTGGAAGTACACCAACGCCCCGGACGCCGACGCCCGCGCCATCCAGGCCGCGTACTGGGCGCAGACCTGGGCCAAGGCGCAGGGCAAGCAGGCCGACGTCGCGGCCACCGTGGCCAAGGCCGCCAAGATGGGCGACTACCTGCGGTACGCGATGTACGACAAGTACTTCAAGAAGATCGGCAACTGCGTCGGGGCCAGCACCTGCCCCGCCGGCACCGGCAAGGACTCGGCACACTACCTGCTGTCCTGGTACTACGCCTGGGGCGGCGCGTACGACGCCAGCGCGGGCTGGTCCTGGCGGATCGGTTCCAGCCACAGCCACTTCGGTTACCAGAACCCGTTCGCGGCCTGGGCGATGACCAACGTGAACGAGCTGAAGCCGAAGTCCCCGACCGCGGTCGCGGACTGGCAGAAGAGCCTCGACCGGCAGCTGGAGTTCTACACCTGGCTCCAGTCCGCCGAGGGCGGCATCGCCGGTGGCGCCACCAACAGCTGGGACGGTAGCTACGCCCAGCCGCCGGCCGGCACCGCCACCTTCTACGGCATGTTCTACGACGTCGACCCGGTCTACAACGACCCGCCGTCGAACCAGTGGTTCGGCATGCAGGTCTGGTCGATGCAGCGCATCGCCGAGCTCTACCTGGAGACCGGCAACACCAAGGCCAAGGCCCTGCTCGACAAGTGGGTGCCCTGGGCGATCGCCAACACCACGCTGGGCACCAACTGGGCGGTCCCGTCCGAGCTGAAGTGGACTGGCCAGCCCGCCAACTGGAACCCGAGCAGCCCGGCGACCAACACCGGCCTGCACGTCGAGGTCAGCTCCAAGGGCCAGGACGTCGGCGTCACCGGCTCCTTCGCCCGGACCCTGATCGCGTACGCGGCGAAGTCGGGCAACACGCAGGCGAAGACCACCGCCAAGGGTCTGCTGGACGCGCTCTCGGCGGCCAGCGACAGCAAGGGTGTCTCGACGACGGAGACGCGCGGCGACTACAAGCGCTTCGACGACGTCTACAACGCCACCGACGGCCAGGGCCTCTACGTGCCGCCGGGCTGGACCGGGAAGATGCCCAACGGTGACACCATCGCCGCCGGCAAGAGCTTCCTGGACATCCGGTCGTTCTACAAGAACGACCCGGACTGGCCGAAGGTCGACGCGTACCTCAAGGGCGGCCCCGAGCCGACGTTCAACTACCACCGGTTCTGGGCCCAGTCCGACATCGCCATGGCGTACGCGGACTACGGGATGCTGTTCCCGAACGGCTGA
- a CDS encoding maleylpyruvate isomerase N-terminal domain-containing protein has protein sequence MGAARSAGGIEAVSTAFRDECAQLDTILRTLAVTDLDRPTPCPPWAVRDLVAHVRTGAGRLVDMLAAPAPPRAEVDAAGYFGAAKFTPQVDAARIDSARRAARDLPELAGPGEAPRLPGPPTGPDMADDARLPADVAVYRMSLTSVDLPEPETPLTTAAAFTAAWRATDAAVAVQPADRVVRTRHGDPMSLPEFLVTRVVEVGVHGLDLAVALNREPWLTPTAAQVIADLLTGGRPVPAGLGWDRLTLIRKATGRAPLAGRERAVVAAAVRWLSFGG, from the coding sequence ATGGGCGCAGCACGGTCGGCGGGCGGCATCGAGGCGGTAAGCACGGCGTTCCGCGACGAGTGTGCCCAACTGGACACGATCCTGCGTACGCTGGCCGTCACGGACCTCGACCGGCCCACGCCCTGCCCACCCTGGGCGGTGCGGGACCTGGTCGCCCACGTCCGTACCGGTGCCGGTCGCCTGGTCGACATGCTGGCCGCGCCCGCGCCGCCCCGCGCCGAGGTCGACGCCGCCGGCTACTTCGGTGCCGCCAAGTTCACCCCGCAGGTCGACGCGGCCCGGATCGACAGCGCCCGTCGGGCGGCCCGCGACCTCCCCGAACTGGCCGGACCAGGTGAGGCCCCTCGACTGCCCGGGCCTCCCACCGGTCCGGACATGGCGGACGATGCCCGGTTGCCTGCCGACGTGGCGGTGTACAGGATGTCGTTGACAAGCGTCGACTTGCCCGAGCCGGAGACCCCGTTGACGACCGCGGCGGCCTTCACCGCTGCCTGGCGGGCCACCGACGCGGCCGTGGCGGTGCAGCCCGCCGACCGGGTCGTCCGTACCCGGCACGGTGACCCGATGAGCCTGCCCGAGTTCCTGGTGACCCGGGTGGTGGAGGTCGGTGTGCACGGGTTGGACCTGGCGGTGGCCCTGAACCGCGAGCCGTGGCTCACGCCCACCGCCGCCCAGGTGATCGCCGATCTGCTCACCGGAGGCCGGCCTGTCCCGGCCGGGCTCGGCTGGGACAGGCTCACCCTGATCCGCAAGGCCACCGGCCGTGCCCCGCTCGCCGGCCGGGAACGGGCGGTGGTGGCGGCTGCCGTCCGCTGGCTGTCCTTCGGCGGTTGA
- a CDS encoding sensor histidine kinase codes for MDAGPDPTPSAALTPGRNRFDERVVPHRRRSPLRLRDWRMRTKLATVLVIPSVAFLVLAGVQAAGLVGRTSALNDFARQVGIGQQITTAVDRLQQERDRTAGELAVLRQAGNAADRDAALLALRPLHSATDTAFGELRAAAGPLADSDAAWQVAYAEALEAYDQVVYIRAAVPPAVLSSDTILGNYHRAVEALLGLLAEPDPGPDRPELTDAVLRYVQLARVKELSSRIRSQLYAAARAGRYGLEDQVNLTDLRAQQLAALGAFRVAATTAQIQAYDRTSRDRAFVDATRLEEKSITTGGTALPAVLPANQWWTASEQRQELLRQLETRVLDDALVRADEVSGAQLRTTLLVLGGIVVVLALAVLLAALVGRSIANSMQRLRDQALRIAQIELPNALDRLRAVDGGVPKIDVPPAVVRSLDEIGELAEAFVAVHRSAVSVAVEQAETRRTVNAMFVNLARRSQVLVERQLELLDDLEREEADPDQLESLFKLDHLAARMRRNDESLLVLAGTDSTRRWNRPVRLGSVLLAASAEIEQYQRVRHESVADLYVVGHAVGELVHLLAELLENATAFSRPDTLVRVTARAEGGGAVVEIADAGLGMSPTALTQANTVLAAPPVADVAAVERMGHFVVSHLAARHGVGVRLAAAGQGLVARIALPGTLLAPAPAVELDAPAGQRALTTFAPVNAALRPVEASRQPGPVRPADLPVAGRPPQQWPGVPDQRPGAPAALPVRAADVPAPADGGGGWWSREGPAPSSPVSLGESTPAPPVVPVTGGTNERGLPVRVPMAQLSSVTEPARPAAARVREDPDPEAVGGMLSRLYSGVRRAEAEETTELILPPGVRSEGGRQ; via the coding sequence GTGGACGCAGGTCCCGATCCGACACCGAGCGCGGCGTTGACGCCGGGCCGGAACCGGTTCGACGAGCGGGTGGTGCCGCACCGACGGCGCTCGCCGTTGCGGTTGCGGGACTGGCGGATGCGGACCAAGCTCGCCACAGTCCTGGTCATCCCGTCGGTGGCCTTCCTGGTGCTGGCCGGGGTGCAGGCCGCCGGGCTGGTCGGGCGGACCAGCGCGCTCAACGACTTCGCCCGGCAGGTAGGCATCGGGCAGCAGATCACCACGGCGGTGGACCGGCTCCAACAGGAACGGGACCGGACGGCCGGTGAGCTGGCCGTACTGCGTCAGGCGGGGAACGCCGCCGACCGGGACGCGGCGCTGCTCGCCCTCCGCCCGCTGCACTCCGCGACCGACACGGCCTTCGGCGAGCTGCGTGCGGCGGCCGGGCCGCTGGCCGACTCCGACGCCGCCTGGCAGGTCGCCTACGCCGAGGCGCTGGAGGCGTACGACCAGGTGGTCTACATCCGGGCGGCGGTGCCGCCGGCGGTGTTGAGCAGCGACACCATCCTCGGCAACTACCACCGGGCGGTGGAGGCGCTGCTCGGCCTGCTCGCCGAACCCGACCCGGGACCGGACCGGCCGGAGCTGACCGACGCGGTGCTGCGGTACGTGCAGCTGGCCCGGGTCAAGGAGTTGTCGTCGCGGATCCGGAGCCAGCTGTACGCCGCCGCCCGGGCCGGCCGTTACGGCCTGGAGGACCAGGTGAACCTCACCGACCTGCGGGCCCAGCAGTTGGCCGCGTTGGGTGCGTTCCGGGTCGCCGCGACCACCGCCCAGATCCAGGCCTACGACCGGACCTCCCGCGACCGGGCGTTCGTCGACGCCACCCGGCTGGAGGAGAAGAGCATCACCACCGGCGGCACCGCCCTGCCCGCGGTGCTGCCCGCGAACCAGTGGTGGACGGCCAGCGAGCAGCGGCAGGAACTGCTGCGCCAGTTGGAGACCCGGGTGCTCGACGACGCGTTGGTCCGGGCCGACGAGGTCAGCGGCGCACAGCTGCGCACCACCCTGCTGGTGCTGGGCGGCATCGTGGTGGTGCTCGCCCTGGCGGTGCTGCTGGCCGCGCTGGTCGGCCGGTCGATCGCGAACTCCATGCAGCGGCTGCGTGACCAGGCCCTGCGGATCGCCCAGATCGAGCTTCCCAACGCCCTGGACCGGCTGCGTGCCGTCGACGGCGGGGTGCCGAAGATCGACGTGCCGCCCGCCGTGGTCCGGTCACTCGACGAGATCGGCGAGTTGGCCGAGGCGTTCGTGGCGGTGCACCGCAGCGCGGTCAGCGTGGCGGTGGAGCAGGCGGAGACCCGCCGTACCGTCAACGCGATGTTCGTCAACCTGGCCCGACGCAGTCAGGTGCTCGTGGAGCGGCAGCTGGAGCTGTTGGACGACCTGGAGCGGGAGGAGGCCGATCCGGACCAGTTGGAGAGTCTGTTCAAGCTGGACCACCTGGCCGCCCGGATGCGTCGTAACGACGAGAGCCTGCTGGTGCTGGCCGGCACCGATTCCACCCGGCGGTGGAACCGGCCGGTGCGGCTGGGTTCGGTGCTGCTCGCCGCCAGTGCGGAGATCGAGCAGTACCAGCGGGTCCGGCACGAGTCGGTGGCCGACCTGTACGTGGTCGGGCACGCCGTCGGCGAACTGGTGCACCTGCTGGCGGAGCTGCTGGAGAACGCCACCGCCTTCTCCCGGCCGGACACCCTGGTCCGGGTGACCGCGCGGGCCGAGGGCGGCGGTGCGGTGGTGGAGATCGCCGACGCCGGCCTCGGCATGAGTCCCACCGCGTTGACACAGGCCAACACCGTGCTGGCGGCCCCACCGGTGGCGGACGTGGCGGCCGTCGAACGGATGGGCCACTTCGTGGTCAGCCACCTGGCCGCCCGGCACGGCGTCGGGGTGCGGCTGGCCGCCGCCGGGCAGGGGCTGGTGGCCCGGATCGCGCTGCCGGGCACCCTGCTCGCCCCGGCGCCCGCCGTGGAGCTGGACGCGCCGGCCGGGCAGCGGGCCCTCACCACCTTCGCCCCGGTCAACGCGGCGCTGCGCCCCGTCGAGGCGTCGCGTCAGCCCGGTCCGGTCCGCCCGGCCGACCTGCCGGTGGCCGGCCGTCCCCCGCAGCAGTGGCCGGGGGTGCCGGACCAGCGGCCCGGGGCGCCGGCCGCACTGCCGGTACGCGCCGCGGACGTGCCGGCGCCGGCCGACGGGGGTGGTGGTTGGTGGTCCCGGGAGGGGCCGGCACCGTCCTCACCGGTGTCGCTGGGGGAGAGCACGCCGGCACCGCCGGTCGTCCCGGTGACCGGTGGCACCAACGAGCGGGGCCTGCCGGTACGGGTGCCGATGGCCCAGCTCAGCTCGGTGACCGAGCCGGCCCGGCCGGCGGCGGCGCGGGTCCGCGAGGACCCGGATCCGGAGGCGGTGGGCGGGATGCTGTCCCGGCTCTACAGCGGCGTCCGCCGGGCCGAGGCCGAGGAGACCACCGAGTTAATCTTGCCGCCGGGTGTGCGCAGCGAAGGAGGACGACAGTGA
- a CDS encoding YbhB/YbcL family Raf kinase inhibitor-like protein: protein MAGLMLRSTAFTDHDLLPGRFARDGGNVSPPLQWSDVPSTATELLLLVEDPDAGRSPFLHWLVTGISPTSDGVAEGTLPGGARAWPNGFGTTGWAGPHPPQGEEAHRYFFRLYALDRPLDLTDEPQAADVHAALAGRQLASGTMVGTYRR from the coding sequence ATGGCCGGGTTGATGCTGCGCAGCACCGCGTTCACCGATCACGACCTGCTGCCGGGGCGGTTCGCCCGGGACGGCGGCAACGTGTCACCGCCGTTGCAGTGGTCCGACGTGCCGTCGACGGCGACCGAACTGCTACTGCTGGTGGAGGACCCGGACGCCGGGCGCAGCCCGTTCCTGCACTGGCTGGTCACCGGCATCTCCCCCACCTCGGACGGGGTGGCCGAGGGCACCCTGCCCGGGGGTGCTCGGGCGTGGCCCAACGGCTTCGGGACGACGGGCTGGGCCGGGCCGCACCCGCCGCAGGGCGAGGAGGCGCACCGGTACTTCTTCCGGCTGTACGCGTTGGACCGTCCGCTGGACCTGACCGACGAGCCGCAGGCGGCCGACGTGCACGCGGCGCTCGCCGGCCGGCAACTGGCCAGCGGCACCATGGTGGGGACGTACCGGCGTTAG
- a CDS encoding phosphatase PAP2 family protein, translated as MRVRATARGWTAVWLVVLALVQAAALLLVWRFAVHTGTGQWLDTVALTGNRIGQDRIDGLVSRILNAMSVVSLLAATVVIFFIALIRGRKALAISATLVIAGANVTTQVLKYVIDRPALGIDPQRDGVGNSLPSGHTTIAASVALALILVLPAKVRVVGAFLGVAYAAVAGVATLSAGWHRPSDAIAAFLVVGVWAALAGLLLLIFQHEQAQVAPDDAHKVAATVLGVGGLLAVLGCGLALSGLLDQQQVPVDELGRRTLFIGYAGSAAGIAGTMGVVAALVLLSVHRLVPRWKG; from the coding sequence GTGCGGGTGCGAGCGACGGCAAGGGGTTGGACCGCGGTCTGGTTGGTCGTACTGGCGTTGGTCCAGGCGGCCGCTCTGCTGCTGGTGTGGCGCTTCGCCGTGCACACCGGCACCGGGCAGTGGCTCGACACGGTCGCGTTGACCGGCAACCGGATCGGTCAGGACCGCATCGACGGGCTGGTCAGTCGGATCCTCAACGCCATGTCTGTGGTCTCCCTGCTGGCCGCCACCGTGGTGATCTTCTTCATCGCCCTGATCAGGGGCCGCAAGGCGCTCGCCATCTCGGCCACCCTGGTGATCGCCGGGGCGAACGTCACCACCCAGGTGCTCAAGTACGTCATCGACCGGCCGGCACTGGGCATCGACCCGCAGCGCGACGGGGTCGGCAACAGCCTGCCCAGTGGACACACCACCATCGCCGCCTCGGTGGCGCTGGCGCTGATCCTGGTGCTGCCGGCCAAGGTGCGCGTCGTCGGCGCGTTCCTCGGCGTCGCGTACGCGGCGGTCGCCGGGGTGGCCACCCTCTCCGCCGGCTGGCACCGGCCCAGCGACGCGATCGCCGCGTTCCTGGTCGTCGGGGTCTGGGCGGCGCTGGCCGGTCTGCTCCTGCTGATCTTCCAGCACGAGCAGGCGCAGGTGGCCCCGGACGACGCGCACAAGGTGGCCGCCACCGTGCTCGGCGTCGGCGGTCTGCTCGCCGTCCTCGGCTGCGGGCTGGCCCTGTCCGGCCTGCTCGACCAGCAGCAGGTGCCGGTGGACGAGCTGGGCCGCCGCACCCTGTTCATCGGGTACGCGGGCAGCGCCGCCGGCATCGCCGGCACCATGGGGGTGGTGGCGGCGCTGGTGCTGCTCTCCGTGCACCGCCTGGTGCCCCGCTGGAAGGGCTAA
- a CDS encoding GH1 family beta-glucosidase, which translates to MSILTRRRLLRRAALSATATAGAGLSAAAGGVGLTAATGVLAAGCDAPKGGEPTADPREDALRFPPGFRWGAATSAYQIEGAAKEDGRGESVWDTFSHTPGRTRNGDTGDVAADHYHRWADDLDLMRDLGLGSYRFSVSWPRIQADGTGKPNQRGLDFYKRLVDGLHERGITPMVTLFHWDLPQALQDKGGWENRDTAHRFADYADAVYRGLGDQVPVWLTVNEPKTVVQNGYLWGHHAPGRQDADAAYLVAHHLQLAHGLAVRALRATGHDARIGPALNLHPCYPADDSAAAAAAATLHDGYENRLYLDSVLTGAYPADVLADLGPDSRMVKGIRDGDLAIIASPVDLLAVQYYTPLYLTGNGNTVTRWPTSEADWQQIYPQGMYDILTRVTRDYGSIPITVTENGLPCPDTLGPDGTVDDAGRIAFLRDHLTAAHRAVTDGVPLESYHVWSLLDNFEWAEGYDQRWGLIYVDYPTQRRVLKRSAHWYRQVIRDNGL; encoded by the coding sequence ATGTCGATACTCACCCGACGGCGCCTGCTGCGACGCGCCGCGCTCTCCGCCACCGCCACCGCCGGCGCCGGGCTCTCCGCCGCCGCCGGGGGCGTCGGCCTGACCGCGGCCACCGGCGTCCTCGCCGCCGGCTGCGACGCGCCGAAGGGTGGCGAACCGACCGCCGATCCCCGCGAAGACGCACTGCGTTTCCCGCCCGGCTTCCGCTGGGGCGCCGCCACCTCGGCATACCAGATCGAGGGCGCCGCCAAGGAGGACGGCCGGGGCGAGTCGGTCTGGGACACCTTCAGCCACACCCCCGGACGCACCCGCAACGGGGACACCGGTGACGTGGCCGCCGACCACTACCACCGCTGGGCCGACGACCTGGACCTGATGCGCGACCTCGGACTGGGCAGCTACCGGTTCTCCGTCTCCTGGCCCCGGATCCAGGCCGACGGCACCGGCAAGCCCAACCAGCGCGGGCTCGACTTCTACAAACGGTTGGTCGACGGGCTGCACGAACGCGGCATCACCCCGATGGTCACCCTCTTCCACTGGGACCTGCCGCAGGCGTTGCAGGACAAGGGTGGCTGGGAGAACCGGGACACCGCCCACCGGTTCGCCGACTACGCCGACGCCGTCTACCGGGGCCTCGGCGACCAGGTGCCGGTCTGGCTGACCGTCAACGAGCCGAAGACCGTGGTGCAGAACGGCTACCTCTGGGGCCACCACGCCCCGGGCCGGCAGGACGCCGACGCCGCCTACCTGGTCGCCCACCACCTCCAGCTCGCCCACGGCCTCGCCGTCCGCGCACTGCGCGCCACCGGCCACGACGCCCGGATCGGCCCGGCGCTGAACCTGCACCCGTGCTATCCGGCCGACGACAGCGCCGCCGCTGCCGCCGCCGCCACGCTGCACGACGGGTACGAGAACCGGCTCTACCTGGACTCCGTCCTCACCGGCGCCTACCCGGCCGACGTGCTGGCCGACCTCGGCCCGGACAGCCGGATGGTCAAGGGCATCCGCGACGGTGACCTGGCGATCATCGCCAGCCCGGTGGACCTGCTCGCGGTGCAGTACTACACCCCGCTCTACCTGACCGGAAACGGCAACACCGTCACCCGCTGGCCCACCAGCGAGGCGGACTGGCAGCAGATCTACCCCCAGGGCATGTACGACATCCTGACCCGGGTCACCCGCGACTACGGGTCGATCCCGATCACCGTCACCGAGAACGGCCTGCCCTGTCCGGACACCCTCGGCCCGGACGGCACCGTCGACGACGCCGGCCGGATCGCCTTCCTGCGCGACCACCTCACCGCCGCCCACCGGGCCGTCACCGACGGCGTACCGCTGGAGAGCTACCACGTCTGGTCACTGCTTGACAACTTCGAATGGGCCGAGGGGTACGACCAGCGCTGGGGACTGATCTACGTGGACTACCCGACCCAACGGCGCGTCCTGAAGCGCAGCGCCCACTGGTACCGCCAGGTCATCCGGGACAACGGCCTGTAG